In Silene latifolia isolate original U9 population chromosome X, ASM4854445v1, whole genome shotgun sequence, the following proteins share a genomic window:
- the LOC141620004 gene encoding uncharacterized protein LOC141620004, producing MYLSSKVDSNVFMYRLVLHFQALVLIHRFFALSLVVFFVLWHSSGASNLKNSVDAPSSSEHDQNPDENDTNLAQSGWDGHSWYYISVRIGLFLWSGSRLFGFIGAGATLGQLFGSLFATGMSWMGSYLLLVSALLMELDAQLSKGIKQDDIHLSEEDRTFKKFLACGKKTCGNEGSALVEKVE from the exons ATGTACTTAAGTTCCAAGGTTGACAGCAATGTATTCATGTATAGGTTGGTTTTACATTTTCAGGCGTTGGTGCTGATACACAGATTCTTTGCCTTGTCACTTGTTGTATTTTTCGTGTTATGGCATTCTTCAGGAGCCTCCAATCTGAAG AATTCAGTCGATGCACCTTCTTCTTCAGAACATGATCAAAATCCTGATGAGAATGACACTAATCTCGCCCAATCAGGTTGGGATGGCCACTCGTGGTACTACATCTCAGTTAGAATTGGACTGTTCCTGTGG TCAGGTTCAAGATTGTTTGGGTTTATTGGCGCTGGTGCTACACTTGGGCAGCTTTTCGGGTCATTATTTGCGACGGGGATGTCTTGGATGGGATCAT ATTTACTCCTAGTATCTGCTTTGTTGATGGAACTTGATGCACAGTTATCTAAGGGAATCAAACAAGATGACATTCATCTCTCTGAGGAAGATCGAACTTTTAAAAAATTCCTGGCATGCGGAAAGAAGACATGTGGGAACGAGGGGAgcgcactagtagaaaaagtagAATAG
- the LOC141623933 gene encoding uncharacterized protein LOC141623933 isoform X1 translates to MSMLIQMPTEQHFVVLLPLCLPSIVPELRLISMQMNVNVVEKAMIDGALSKSLGINSVRLTKGILVALCLIVTKKKGKTSVFGLIAMKRFTYSNCTGNITQELAEQFELSGLLNTTSNLWMIKLHLY, encoded by the exons ATGAGTATGCTAATACAAATGCCAACGGAGCAGCATTTTGTCGTTCTGCTGCCCTTATG CCTTCCAAGTATTGTGCCGGAGCTCAGGCTAATCAGTATGCAGATGAATGTGAATGTCGTAGAGAAAGCCATGATAGATGGAGCTCTTTCCAAAAGCTTAGGTATCAACTCAGTGAGACTGACAAA AGGTATATTGGTCGCTTTGTGTTTGATAGTTACTAAGAAGAAGGGCAAGACATCAGTATTTGGACTCATTGCGATGAAGAGATTCACATATTCTAACTGCACTG GAAACATAACACAGGAGTTGGCGGAGCAATTCGAGCTTAGTGGTCTCTTGAACACCACATCAAACTTGTGGATGATTAAATTGCATCTATATTAG
- the LOC141623933 gene encoding uncharacterized protein LOC141623933 isoform X3, which yields MSMLIQMPTEQHFVVLLPLWQPSKYCAGAQANQYADECECRRESHDRWSSFQKLRGILVALCLIVTKKKGKTSVFGLIAMKRFTYSNCTGNITQELAEQFELSGLLNTTSNLWMIKLHLY from the exons ATGAGTATGCTAATACAAATGCCAACGGAGCAGCATTTTGTCGTTCTGCTGCCCTTATG GCAGCCTTCCAAGTATTGTGCCGGAGCTCAGGCTAATCAGTATGCAGATGAATGTGAATGTCGTAGAGAAAGCCATGATAGATGGAGCTCTTTCCAAAAGCTTAG AGGTATATTGGTCGCTTTGTGTTTGATAGTTACTAAGAAGAAGGGCAAGACATCAGTATTTGGACTCATTGCGATGAAGAGATTCACATATTCTAACTGCACTG GAAACATAACACAGGAGTTGGCGGAGCAATTCGAGCTTAGTGGTCTCTTGAACACCACATCAAACTTGTGGATGATTAAATTGCATCTATATTAG
- the LOC141623933 gene encoding uncharacterized protein LOC141623933 isoform X2 yields MSMLIQMPTEQHFVVLLPLWFCRQPSKYCAGAQANQYADECECRRESHDRWSSFQKLRGILVALCLIVTKKKGKTSVFGLIAMKRFTYSNCTGNITQELAEQFELSGLLNTTSNLWMIKLHLY; encoded by the exons ATGAGTATGCTAATACAAATGCCAACGGAGCAGCATTTTGTCGTTCTGCTGCCCTTATG GTTTTGTAGGCAGCCTTCCAAGTATTGTGCCGGAGCTCAGGCTAATCAGTATGCAGATGAATGTGAATGTCGTAGAGAAAGCCATGATAGATGGAGCTCTTTCCAAAAGCTTAG AGGTATATTGGTCGCTTTGTGTTTGATAGTTACTAAGAAGAAGGGCAAGACATCAGTATTTGGACTCATTGCGATGAAGAGATTCACATATTCTAACTGCACTG GAAACATAACACAGGAGTTGGCGGAGCAATTCGAGCTTAGTGGTCTCTTGAACACCACATCAAACTTGTGGATGATTAAATTGCATCTATATTAG
- the LOC141623933 gene encoding uncharacterized protein LOC141623933 isoform X4 produces MSMLIQMPTEQHFVVLLPLCLPSIVPELRLISMQMNVNVVEKAMIDGALSKSLGINSVRLTKGILVALCLIVTKKKGKTSVFGLIAMKRFTYSNCTEKET; encoded by the exons ATGAGTATGCTAATACAAATGCCAACGGAGCAGCATTTTGTCGTTCTGCTGCCCTTATG CCTTCCAAGTATTGTGCCGGAGCTCAGGCTAATCAGTATGCAGATGAATGTGAATGTCGTAGAGAAAGCCATGATAGATGGAGCTCTTTCCAAAAGCTTAGGTATCAACTCAGTGAGACTGACAAA AGGTATATTGGTCGCTTTGTGTTTGATAGTTACTAAGAAGAAGGGCAAGACATCAGTATTTGGACTCATTGCGATGAAGAGATTCACATATTCTAACTGCACTG AGAAGGAAACATAA